One Triticum aestivum cultivar Chinese Spring unplaced genomic scaffold, IWGSC CS RefSeq v2.1 scaffold52407, whole genome shotgun sequence DNA window includes the following coding sequences:
- the LOC123172603 gene encoding uncharacterized protein, which yields MQLGCRSHAARVLPSLLSARHAAWGGMEQRRRSALMAGAEGNRCSSPHQKERDRAPEPDVGDLASSCSSTVPPMTLPRRPAAGSLASSYGDHSALSPLSTCVHSHSSPAAPPAACAVHSMRAQRCSRCRSELVCVQYSERHLFPLVAGPWPCHSEMLAMQLGACVHAVERAPSPSLPMWSVDHGSAARRRSPCGSGLMRVESGKGHLFPCNLPTMTCSFGDSRVRFRARSRAIRQASVHVKCS from the exons ATGCAGCTCGGTTGCCGCTCCCATGCAGCTCGGGTGCTGCCTTCTCTCCTTTCCGCTCGCCATGCTGCTTGGGGAGGAATGGAGCAGCGACGGAGGAGCGCGCTCATGGCGGGGGCAGAAGGGAACAGGTGCAGTTCACCCCACCAAAAGGAGCGCGACCGAGCTCCCGAGCCCGATGTTGGCGATTTGGCTTCCTCGTGCAGTTCAACAGTGCCACCAATGACCCTCCCGCGACGACCAGCTGCAGGCAGTTTGGCCAGCAGCTACGGCGACCACTCTGCTCTCTCCCCCTTGTCCACATGTGTTCATTCACACAGCAGTCCGGCAGCTCCACCGGCGGCATGTGCAGTTCACTCCATGCGAG CTCAGAGATGCTCGCGATGCCGTTCGGAGCTTGTGTGCGTGCAATACAGCGAGCGCCATCTCTTCCCATTGGTAGCTGGACCATGGCCGTGCCACTCGGAGATGCTCGCCATGCAGTTAGGGGCTTGTGTGCATGCAGTCGAGAGAGCACCATCTCCATCTCTTCCCATGTGGTCCGTCGACCATGGTTCTGCAGCTCGGAGACGGTCGCCATGCGGTTCAGGGCTCATGCGTGTGGAGTCCGGCAAGGGCCATCTCTTCCCCTGCAATCTGCCGACCATGACATGCAGTTTTGGCGACTCTCGCGTGCGGTTCAGGGCTCGTTCGCGTGCAATCCGACAAGCGTCCGTGCACGTCAAGTGCAGCTAG